AGAACCTGACCTTGTTAAGCCGTCCATGGCTAATCTTGTCACGTTTAGGGTTTGAGTTTTCTGTCCTGGTCAAGGAAGGCACCGACCCTTTTTTACAGTCTGCTGCTCAGACTAagacctctctctcctcccttttGGGTCTTTACGGCCTCAGCTAGAGATCTGAGAAGTACTAAAAAGATAACAATTTTCAGAAGGGTATTTGCAGGTGAAGAAAAATGCTTGCAataatgattttttaattttttttgtatatattttctcATTGATAATTTGACTAGTAattagttttgtttgtttagtaAACAGGCAGTAGGGTTTGGATTGAGAAAAGATCATGATCCACTGTGAATTTATCTGAGAGAGGCTGATCATCAAATTGGAGAGGTTCAAGTCCATCTCattcaaattaatttcaactcatcatatcatcaacaatcATGGAGTTTATGCAACGAGATCAAAAAGGGTATTCAGATAAGGAAGATCAAGATCAAGAAGATCAAGAGGAAGAGGATATAATTTCCAGTAAGttctcttcttcatctcaTAATTATAACAACAGCAATTATGGGTCATCACCAAAGTACAAAGCCACTTTtgttcctcctcctcttcctcatcatcatcatcagtacCAGCAGCAAAAGCCATGGGCTGTTCATAATCATGGGTCTCCAGAAGCCATCAACTTCATGGACCTATCACTAAACCATGAGCAAGCAGCAGCTGATGGAGCCAATAATAACAACAATTGGCCTCCAAACTCTGAAAGAGAGCACATGTTTGACAAAGTTGTCACGCCAAGTGATGTGGGAAAACTCAACCGGCTAGTCATACCCAAGCAACATGCCGAGAGATACTTCCCGCTTGACTCTACAGCCAACGACAAGGGCCTCCTCTTGAACTTCCAAGACCGGACCGGGAAGCCGTGGCGGTTTAGGTACTCCTACTGGAACAGCAGCCAGAGCTATGTGATGACCAAAGGGTGGAGCCGTTTtgtgaaggagaagaagctgGATGCCGGTGACATTGTGTCGTTTGAGCGCGGGGTTGGGGACTCAGGTAAGGACAGCTTGTACATTGACTGGAGGCGCcgccctcctcctcctcctcctcccccaCATCATCACCACCATGGACAGTATGGTAATTGCAATGACAGATGTGGTGGAGGTGAAGGCAGGCTATACTCCCTGCTTCAGCGGCCGCCTCCATCCATGATGTCCATGCCTCTTAGACACCATGACTATTTTCATCCAAGCAACAATGTTCATCATCCgtaccatcatcatcaccaccagATCATGAACCATCAATATTTGCAGCATCAGATTCATCATCAATTGCAAGTGGAAAGGGATCAAGTggttcatcatcatcatcagtatCCGATGGTGATTGATTCTGTGCCGTTTGTTCAACATGGGAAGATGAGTTCCAGTGGAGCTAGCGCTGGTGCCTCTACCGGTAAGCGGCTTAGGCTATTCGGTGTGAACATGGAGTGTTCTCCAAACATTGAAGAAGATCAAACAgatgaacatcaataccagaTACTGCCTTCAACAGCAATACCATATAATCATCTTCCTTCCTCTTCGCTTTCTGCTCCTCTTGAATTAAGGCTGCCCAATACTATTGGT
Above is a window of Prunus persica cultivar Lovell chromosome G2, Prunus_persica_NCBIv2, whole genome shotgun sequence DNA encoding:
- the LOC18787113 gene encoding B3 domain-containing transcription factor NGA1, producing MEFMQRDQKGYSDKEDQDQEDQEEEDIISSKFSSSSHNYNNSNYGSSPKYKATFVPPPLPHHHHQYQQQKPWAVHNHGSPEAINFMDLSLNHEQAAADGANNNNNWPPNSEREHMFDKVVTPSDVGKLNRLVIPKQHAERYFPLDSTANDKGLLLNFQDRTGKPWRFRYSYWNSSQSYVMTKGWSRFVKEKKLDAGDIVSFERGVGDSGKDSLYIDWRRRPPPPPPPPHHHHHGQYGNCNDRCGGGEGRLYSLLQRPPPSMMSMPLRHHDYFHPSNNVHHPYHHHHHQIMNHQYLQHQIHHQLQVERDQVVHHHHQYPMVIDSVPFVQHGKMSSSGASAGASTGKRLRLFGVNMECSPNIEEDQTDEHQYQILPSTAIPYNHLPSSSLSAPLELRLPNTIGANQIPLPNTGAADQYLSKKGKSTSLSFYLDS